One segment of Amphiura filiformis unplaced genomic scaffold, Afil_fr2py scaffold_183, whole genome shotgun sequence DNA contains the following:
- the LOC140145247 gene encoding uncharacterized protein, whose amino-acid sequence MDATCTLLNSKVPVDIIDEGPIHMLNIDTLLIIFNYLSLYDKLMIMRVSKKWHHIIKNHAWSVIDFRDKGPIRKVTDSESRYRQFKSINGQNRGPGKEWQFPKNEKDVLKFLAFYAGTGLQEVYLTLVNDGIMSYLRVNCPYIHTLGLIVDKTMPEQEYHKYYGRLPRKLQRLDLNLNGIGFHDFKLIIPWLEKSSHLRQVIISDFNLCFATMSKLLELTGLRGYGEIHVDVFYEFNEPKTADKILTSTVGSLTSLTCFKLTILCCYQKAFAHFISKRRIDIDHLLRSIAQWTHLKVLLRDVSQYRHPVL is encoded by the exons ATGGATGCTACATGTACGTTATTGAATAGCAAGGTGCCTGTTGATATAATCGATGAGGGACCTATTCATATGCTCAATATCGATACATTGTTGATAATATTCAATTACTTGTCTCTATACGACAAATTAATGATAATGAG GGTAAGCAAGAAATGGCATCATATAATCAAAAACCACGCCTGGTCTGTCATTGACTTCAGAGACAAAGGTCCGATCAGAAAGGTTACAGATTCTGAGAGCAGATACAGGCAGTTTAaatcaataaatggtcaaaaCCGAGGGCCTGGAAAGGAATGGCAATTTCCAAAGAACGAGAAAGACGTGTTAAAGTTTTTGGCTTTTTATGCTGGTACAGGATTGCAAGAGGTTTATCTAACTCTTGTCAACGATGGAATTATGAGCTATCTGCGAGTGAACTGTCCTTATATACACACACTTGGATTGATTGTCGACAAAACGATGCCCGAACAGGAATATCATAAATACTATGGAAGACTGCCCCGAAAACTGCAACGATTGGACCTAAATTTAAATGGCATTGGCTTTCATGATTTTAAACTAATTATACCATGGTTAGAAAAGAGCTCGCATTTGCGACAGGTAATCATTTCTGACTTCAACCTTTGTTTTGCAACAATGTCGAAGTTGTTAGAACTGACAGGTTTACGCGGGTATGGTGAGATACATGTTGACGTGTTTTATGAATTTAATGAGCCCAAGACAGCTGACAAGATTTTGACTTCAACAGTCGGGTCTCTGACATCATTAACATGCTTCAAACTAACGATCTTGTGTTGTTATCAAAAAGCCTTTGCCCATTTTATTTCTAAGCGCCGTATCGATATTGATCATCTATTACGATCCATCGCTCAATGGACACATCTGAAAGTATTGTTGCGAGACGTGTCACAAtatcgacaccctgtattataa